The following nucleotide sequence is from Stigmatopora nigra isolate UIUO_SnigA chromosome 8, RoL_Snig_1.1, whole genome shotgun sequence.
ATGGTTACTTAATCATTTAAACCACAAAATATGCTACAGAACCTGTGTGTGTATCGTGCTCCGTTTTGGGTTTCCTGATGACAAAAGATCCTCCTTGATTAGTGTTGGAGGCTCCTCAGCTCTCTCCTGTCCAGGATGAATTGGATCTGGATTTATTAGGGtacaatttcacaaattaagaGACGGCAGTGAAGATtgaacccacaaaaaaaattatgacttagTGCTGATACTGGGCCTTCAACATACCATCCACAGTTTCCTGACCTAGCATTGGTGGTTGCGAATCTTCGGTTCGGATGCTCGAAGTATGCGGTGGGCTGACCTGCTGTGAGCTGGAGTTACTACTGCTGTTATCCATTTTAGAATGGTAAACATCAGACAGAAAGCTCTGGTTGCTGTTTTCATCTGTAATTGAGATCACATTATTCACAGTGCATTGACTTAGCACAAGGGTTTGGTCATGCTGTTCTTATTATTATGtgttttcagtatttttacAGGAAAAGCCATGACACTCACCAGTCAAATCTGGCAAAGAGTTAGTGTTTTCAAGGACTACATCCTTTAATCCTGTGGCTTCTCCACCAGTAGATTTGGTACGATAGATCTAATATTATAAGGGTAAAATATGAGTCACAAACACATAAACAGGGAGTTTCCCTATATAATGCGTGAGTGAAATGCACCTGCTTTGTTTCTGTCACTGGAACCCACTTGAATATGCGCAAGGATGTATCTCCAACTGTCACCCATTTTTTCTCCCTGGGGATTTAAGTAGTTTGGCTATATTAAGACAAACGCTAACAATGATCCGCTCTAATCGGCTGTATTTTATCCTCGACCTACAATAGATGCCGGTGTTTTCTGTAATGCTGTAACTAGTATATATCTCTAAGATTAATGTCCATACGGGGACatcgaaaaaaaatagtgtctATTAATGTCACCGTAAAACATCAACTGCATCTTTCTGTAATTAGTTGTGCAGCGCTGCAGCCATATTGACAGCTCTTGAAGAAAAAGAATCTCATTACCCCGCCTTCTTTTCGCAATCAGGGGCACCAATTGGCTGCAAGATACGTCAATCATCCAACTTTTCCGACTGAAGTTAGTTGAGCAACGTTGTAGCTAACCACCGACGCTCTGCTAAAAACACTCCCTCTATATGGCAAACTAAGCAGCCTACGTACCATTTCCGCACTTTCTCGATTGCAGCCAGCACCTTTTTAATGTCATCCTTAGCGCGACTGCGGGTCTCAGCACGGCCTGAACGTCCCGACATCTTGACGCTGATATGAATCATCTAATGATGCATGAGAAAAACTTAAGACCTAGCCCCGCTTCTTCTATATTACTGTACTCTCGCGAGACTTCTCCCACGAACCCTTTTCCAACAATCCCCTCCCCCTTTCTTCTTTAATCCACTATGACTATTGTAACAACTCTATTAAACGATGGGACTTTGTCACTAAATAATTTGACTAAAATATTACACTACACTTGATTTGAGTTGCATAAGCACATATTTAACAGACTGTGACAGAAGTCAAATGGCaaatattgcatttaaaaaatccaacattAAAATCAATAGTCCAAATcatctttgttgttttgttcatttcaacAGTTGAAAATGAGAGATATATTCGACGAAtattccaaatatatataaaaatctacattattaaattaaaaaaatatgaacacaTTAAAGTGTGCCTTAAAATGCCGTAATAATTGGCTTAGGTGTGTATAATTTATGTTACGGAAACAAACAATGATAAAAGCGCATAAGAAAGTATTTGGTAAGAAGGACAAAAAGTATCTTAGGACATGAAAGAGTTGTctttgcaaaacattttgttcttTGGAATAGCCATCGTTGACCACAACTCCTCTAGTATGATAATATCACCTCTCCCAGCTTCAAAATGGAGGTATTATTAGTTATTTACTACtacatatacattcatacaAATGCATAGGCTTCCGtataaaaatgtccaaacaaGGGCAGTGGCATGTAATTTGTACAAATGCAGCAATTTAGAAGGCCAAGGGAGACTTTTCTGAGTAGTGACTATTGCTGTTATGTTGAAAGTCTATTTGTGGGAGTTTCCGATTGATATATATACGATTTGTTTCATTGATAAAAGCATGTAAATACCTATATTTTCCATAATTGTCAAAACATTAGAGTCGGCCAATGTTTTATTTACTCATAAACCGGCCTGTTACTATAATTCAATCAATTTGTTGTTTATATATGTTTCCTGACGATGGCAGCATTGAGTTATGTAAAGGGAACCTGGCACTATGCTGTAATATAGAattctaatctcattttctgaacagctttatcctcactagagtcgcggggggtgctggagccgatcccagctgacttcgggccagaggccggggacaccctgaattgatggccagcaaTCGCATGACACGGGGagtcaaaaaaacattcacgctGGGGGGaagttagagtgtccaataagcctaccatgcatgcttttgaaatgtgggaggaaaaaggagaacccaaagaaaacccatgcaggtctgggaagaacatggaatttccacacaggaggaccaacctggatttaagCCCTGGActacagaactgtgaggccaatacgCTAACCACTGAGTTGCCGGGCCGCCAATAAACCTCTTTTAATTATGGTTTTTGTTTGATTGCCCTTTGGATGTAgactttttgttatttatttaggtgttgttaatgactttttttcataaatgataGAGCAAATAGAACatagttttctttttcatagttttatgTTATTAGGAAGTGTCCCAACGAGACAATGGTGACCAAcattaaacaacaaaatatagtcGTTTAGATAAAATTATGTTTTGCGTTTATGAATTCATCAAATATTGTCCAATGAGAGGCGCTTGAGTGGGTGGGGAGGGTTTTCCCTCCAGCGAGTGGCTGCCAAGACTGGGAGGAGTTTTCCCGTTGCTAGCggccaaaaaaaaacttagcgGCGTGTCCGgtcaatgaatttaaaaatgtgtacgtACTATATATCcttattttcacaatattaaaataacaatgaataCACTGTAGTATTATTCTGACTATTCAGAGGTCCTACACGTGTGACACTGTCTGCAGGGAACAGTTATCGGGCAGGTAGGAATTTGTTAAGTGACCAAGTGATGGTTCAATTCAGTATTTCCGGTGATAGACTATTTAATAAAGTAAAGTTGTTAAAAAATAGCAGAATTCAATTTAAGGACGGTGTTAAATTGATTTTACTATTTCGTTTTCTTTGATGACCAACGTGTGTCCTAATTATATGGATTGAGCATGTCAAACCCTTTTAACAATGGGTAGCAATATTCACTCAAGGGCTAATGGATTTTATTCTGAAATAACACAAGTGAGAAGAAGTCGCCGTGGCACTGTATTATGACTGCCTGTCACTGACTGTGGGTGTTATTTTACTGAGGCCAAATGGTCCTCTGAAGGGAACGCCGATTAAAGTCCGGCATGGAATTCGCTCCGACATTCTTAATGTAGCTTTCCTATTTTTACACGAGAGTTaaccaactgttttttttccgatCGTGCTTTGCCAGTCTGTCACAATGGATCGAGTGAAAAGCTCCATGCAGCAAGTACCCAACGCCATCCCGAAAGTGATTCGACGCACCGGGGGCGCTAACAGTCTGGAGCTGGAGAAGGAAAACTTCGAGAGAGGGCAGGTGTGTAGTTCAACATACAACATATTTTCTTGCCGCATTGAAAATACACCCGGATTGACGATAGTTATAAATGCAAAGACAAGGCGCCTGAAATCAGACAGGATCTGCTTATGAAAATTGATTCTGAATTGTATTTATGGCGCAGACTTTCTGTTGCCATCATGTCGTCGCTGTACTCAGGCAGTCACTATTGTGTGATCAGCAGATACCAAAGACTACCCACAACAAAACAGCTCTTGAAATGTAGGTCATTGGCCTGCCGAATTCAGATAATTGTGCTGTTTAGCCTACCAGCTGGATACCAACCAAACAGGAGCTTTGTGTATGAATTTTCATCCTTACTACACCAGAATCCATGCCAAGTCAGACCTGCATTGTCATCGAgcaaataaatgaacatatgCTCTCCCAATGAAGATGCAATGCAAAGACGGATGCTTGACTTAAATGCAAACTGGTGTTCAGCTATAGATCCTGATGGTTCTTGCCTCCCCCCATTACCCTGGCCCACAGACCAGGCACGGAGACGGGTTTAAGTAGGTCAAATTATAATCAAGGCGGCCAAATTGCTGTAATAGTAATGTTCTGATTATAGACACCATTTCGATGGGGCATTTCAATGTAAGGCAAAGCTCTAAGGTTCACCCGTGTATGGACTGTCATCCAGTTGCTGCCCACCTCTCAGTAAGACAGCAACAGTACGGATTAGAAGGATTGTATATTCCAAGCCACACATGGTCACTAGGTCACTGTCATGCTCCTATGTCACATTCTGTTGGAATAAGTCCATCTATTCGTCTTCTACCACTTAATCTGTCTATGGTCACCACTGAGTTGCAGTCTTAAATCAacatagcatgcatgtttttctactttttgtGGAGACTCGTGCAAACATGCAGAAACGTCAGATAAGTGACTTGAACCTGTGACTGCTCACGTGTCACTGTaccaatgaataaataaattcagcATGGAACAACCTCAAATTTggttaatgatatttttttgtgactaCTGGGATTTTCTTACATCAAGTATTTTCTTCTGCCTACCTTCATTGAATAAGACGTGgtatccttgtttttttttgctgttcaaatattattatttttgactgCTTGTTGATATCTGAGGTTAGACAAGTGATGGCAGGAGTAAATGAATCAGGTTTTTTTGACTTGGCAGAGGATCAACAAGAGATAATCCGTCTGATCTGTTTTGTTCTAAAGCCTTCTAAAGCTGTTGGATAGTTGATTTCACCTCTTTATTGTACAGCAAATCTCTGTGTGGTTTAAATCCATGCTTTTCCTGCCAACTTATCTCTGAGGCATAGAGTTTGTTAACGCTTTTATCATACGTTTCTCATTTGGTACAAATTCTCCACATATAATAAAAGTGATTAAGAAAATGTTATCAGTCATAAAAATGCATAACTCGAGTTCTAAGAATTCAGACTGTTGTTGACCAGATTTGAGACAGAATGGTAAACAATAGCTGCTTGTGTTCCATGAGTAGAAATACAAAACTGTTCAGCATTGTTATTCTAGTGTGCAAGCCCACACTGGGATTGGCATTATCATGACAGTCCAACTCtttgttaatcatttttgtttcGGAAACTTGTGATACAAATTCAAAGTTGATTACAGAGGTTAAATGAATTCAGTTGGTGTGCTAGAGATTAAATACAATAGCTTTAGTTAGacttaaaataaaagcattcttCACTTAAATTTATGTCCCGCATGACAGAAaccctcaaaatattttttaaaggtgtaACAAAAGGTCCAATGTTGATTTGAAACGAACTCTTTTAGCCTAATTTTATAGCTTTTGACTCTTTAAAGAGCAGGTAATGTagtcaagtggttagcgcgtcagcccaCGCAGTtatggggtcgagggttcgatccctggttggtcctcactgtgtggagtttgcatgttctccctgggcttgcgtgggttttcgctaggtactccggtttccttccacaggCCTGatgcccttgtgaggattagcggtttagaaaatgaatgaatgaattactctttaaaaacacaattaattaCAGTGATTTGTTTCTgtgtaaaatcatttaattataattattaataagaCATATTTTCCATGTTATGTACAAGCATGTAAATATAGGCACTTGTGATGTTATTAttgctttttgtttgttctttaaGTTGGAAATATTGCTTCACCCCAAGAATGCAAAACAGCTCCATgagctattttttatttgtgaacTAGTATAGGTAGTAATCTTTGGACAAATGAGCCATAATTAAAGGTTATGGAAGGCTGAAGTTCCGCGTCTGGGCTATGCAAAGTAAGCCGCTAACTGACATCGCATAGTTTGTTGCATAATTAAGGCCTTAAAATTAGATCACCAcctttctcatttttgttgttattatgtaAGCAAGTATGTACCGTAAGTCATGGCTGGGTGTATGTTACATGATCTTATTTTCTTCTTATATTCGGGAAGACGCTATGGCACTAGTCCCCAACTTTCATTGCGACTCATTCTTATTTGTGCTTGAATcgggtgtaaaaaaaattgtacatgTCATTTATCAAGATGATTTAATTTTAATGATTGCTTTGTGAATAAGTTTGGTATAATCACATACTTGCACAAAGTAAGAGTCAAAGAATAAGGTCTAAATGTACTGAGACAGCAGAAACACATGGCAGTGATGTGGCCTCATTGCACTGACTGGACACAGAATAAAAGTGCTGTGCAGTGGCAGGTCAGTTTGTGCAACGAAGTGATTTGTCCCTGGGGAGCGAAACAATGGCTTTGCCTTGCAGATTGTTTCTATCTGTGCTTGACACGGATGTTATGCAGAAAACTAGAAAGACACACCAAAatagatacagtggtacctcgagataagaCCTTCATTTGTTcctggactgagctcgtatgtcgatttactcgtaactcaaatgaacgtttcccataggaatgaactaaaacaaattaatttgttccaaacatcttaaaaaaaaaaaaaaactggatattgttttggaaaaaaacatttgtattggtTGTAATTTACCATTTATTAAACTAAgttacaaataactagtggtttaattgtactaaaatgtgtctaatagtattaaaattagacagattttgcagagggggagagagagagcgagagagagagaaggggaggggctttttgcacggcaacgcgctcgtaacataacaaaaaaattaaatcaacttTGATTactatgcagacacactcaaaaatatttttttctaaccttacactaaacttaattctaatttcgttttaaatttgtataccTTTCTTCACCCGCCTTGGCTCTGTTtaccccgcctccaccctgactttcagatgcaacctatcgagggttgtttgcttttatctTCTTCCCTttcaaatattcccaaaatgatgcacacaaatgttctcacgatatttcatttttaggaATGACTCGGGTGCTAAGGATTACCCAAGAAGGAATTTATTCTGTTTCAAAAATGCACCCTCCACAATGTGTCCAATCACGTTCCTATCCTTTTTACACAAACGGGTGAACTTGATAATGCTCTATCctgaaaatacattcattctaTGTAAGTCCAAATTTTATTATAAGGGAGGCACaactgaagttaaaaaaaatatcaatggaaaaaaatcttgatgTAAATGTAATCTTAATACAGTATAACAAACAGTGTCCTTATttgccctgaaaaaaaaactattttaacacACTATTTTCAAGGTTAAGGGTCTCAAAGAAACCAGATGAGGGCATCAGTCACCTAGAGTTGCTCTCATACTATGAATTGACTTTTTGTTCCTCAAGTTGGCTCTCTTACACAAACAACAATCCAACAGCTAGACAGAAATCACGTAGCTGCTCAACCGTTGCTATTACTTCATACTTTTAGGCTACTTTGTCAAATATACCTACCTGCTTACACATGAGAactgacaagaaaaaaatcatattcttactacagtaatccctcaaatatcacggttaatgtggACAAGATATGGCCACGGTAaatgaaaaaccgcaaagtaggattaaccctattataactactttttttcttcagtgctaagtcctagtagcaagcggaagacaggggtgtggcttccgcttacgagttttagcgtggattttcacatttttatgaacattaaaagataaattaatacattaataaaaatcCCCCCagcaaaaaatctgcgatgtagtgaagccaccACAAAAgctgtgatattcgagggataacTGAGAAACTAATGTGTAGCTAGACCtggaatatttaaattttagtgtcacaaatatatttgtctcgtaaaataaatatattttaatttaggcTGCAGAAAATGGCTTATATTTCACACACATATTTGTGTGTGATTATGATGCATATCATTTGGGGACAGTTTCCAGTCTGGATGTTAGCAAtagaagtacattttttttcctctggaaGCTTGCTTTGGAAGCCGCAACTGTCCCCTTCCTATCTTTGTCTGACCCCTGATTGCCCACGAACCCATGTTTGAGAACCCCCCAGTTGGAGCTATCCTATTCTGCAGCCTCCAgtgctgcttttgttttgaatagaAGTGTGTTATCTATAATCTATAttatccttataaagcgtgatttatgggtatgtgagtgtgtgtatgttatgattctctcgctatgtttgtccaaaccgtgcaacgcagagttaaaaataaataaattatggtggccagaaacggctggcggatcctaatagacgagtgattgagTTTCTTCACCTTCTTTAAGTGTGTAAACGCAATCTTTTGTTTGTTAAACaccaatttttcaaaagagatttttaAATTGTGCAACAATTgccttttggttctaaacaagcaaggGGACCGGCCAAACCAGCCCCCCTTGCTTGTTTGCAATATAGCAGGACGAAAAGTGAGTCTTGTTGGCGAATAGTAGGTGATTATGTGCGGCTTTTTGGTGGCGCTCGTCCTCCAGACACCGCCGCGTAACCCGGTCGCGTGTTGTGTTCAAGTCCCGGTTAGAGAATTAAGATCGCGGAGAAAGAGCTGGGACGctaaaggaaggaaggaagtggGGACAGGGGAGGCATTTTAATACCAAATCGGGACACATGTTGAGCTAACCTCGCGCTCCTCCACCTCCCCCTTCTTCTCCCAAAAACCCATTTGTTGCCTCAGCCGCCTCCCCGCTTCTCGCGTCCGGATCAAGCCAGCGGATCTTCGGCCCAGCCAAGAgaagggagggggaaaaaacatggatCTCAGTAAAATTGTAAGTGCTCAAAAAGGTAGTAAGTAGCATTTTTGATTATATTACAGACTGCAAACGGTGATGATTTAAGGACTGATACGTTGCTGTGTAAGTCGTAGAAGGTTTTGTCTGTACAAGTAGCGACTTGTTGTCTCCGTGTGGCTAAACGTGCCAGTGAGTAGTTTAGTAGTATTTTGATTGTAGAGCGAAAGGCATGGGGGTCCGTTTCATGATCAAAGAGCGATCAACTGCTTCAGTTCAATGCAAAAAGAATTGCTCGTTGCGATCAAGAAGCAAacatcacattttcatttttaatcatgatGTTTTGCTTCGAGAACGGTCTGTTTTGAGATGGAAGAGGCATAAAAATGCACTTGCTTGTGTAGTTTGTGATGTGAGGAGGAACCCTGTCAATAATAAATGGATTGTAGCTCTTAGTACCATAGCAAATAACGGGAAAATACGTTTGAATGGAAATCATCTCTTAAATGTGTCAACATGTTGTAACTTGCTTATAAGTGAATCCAGATTGAGTCTTCTTGTGTGTAAGAGTGTAAACTTTAGAACATGATATACACAGCTGGATTcaagagttttttttgtcatgcacACACcttaaaaatggttaaaatgagATGTAATTATTTGAGTTACAACACAGATTTCAACATAGCCTCTCTTAAAGGCAATAGAAGTAAAGGAAAAGAAGGCATTACATCTAGGCTTTtgagaaatattcattcattttccgaaccgctttattctcagggttgcagggggtgctggagcctatcccagctgactccgggccaaaggcggaAAGGGATGGGGGtgcacagagacaaacaaccattcatgctcacactcatacttggggGGGAAtgtaaagtgtccaatcagcccaccatggatgtttttggaatgtgggaggaaaccgcagtacccggagaaaacccatgcaggctcggagagaacctgcaaactccacacaggtggaccaacctggatttgaacctagaactccagagctgtgagactgaTGCGTTAAGCACTGAAATGTAGTTACTTGAGTTACAACATAGATTTCAACAGAGCCCTTTTAAGGCAAGTAAATTGGAAAAAGGCATTACGTCTAggcatgtgaaaaaaatatattggagTGTAAATGGGGAAAAACTTGAGGTGTGACTTAAGGCGGTAAATGATGCGATGGAGACAAGTGGGCCGTGTTCTTAATACACTGGAGCAGGTGCATGTAAGAAACAAGACCAAGCTTTCATTGGAAGCATAGATGAGAT
It contains:
- the bcl7bb gene encoding B-cell CLL/lymphoma 7 protein family member B-B isoform X2; translation: MIHISVKMSGRSGRAETRSRAKDDIKKVLAAIEKVRKWEKKWVTVGDTSLRIFKWVPVTETKQIYRTKSTGGEATGLKDVVLENTNSLPDLTDENSNQSFLSDVYHSKMDNSSSNSSSQQVSPPHTSSIRTEDSQPPMLDPIHPGQERAEEPPTLIKEDLLSSGNPKRSTIHTQEESDESGAPPLKKICPGENAVLR
- the bcl7bb gene encoding B-cell CLL/lymphoma 7 protein family member B-B isoform X1 produces the protein MIHISVKMSGRSGRAETRSRAKDDIKKVLAAIEKVRKWEKKWVTVGDTSLRIFKWVPVTETKQIYRTKSTGGEATGLKDVVLENTNSLPDLTDENSNQSFLSDVYHSKMDNSSSNSSSQQVSPPHTSSIRTEDSQPPMLGQETVDDPIHPGQERAEEPPTLIKEDLLSSGNPKRSTIHTQEESDESGAPPLKKICPGENAVLR